One Panulirus ornatus isolate Po-2019 chromosome 16, ASM3632096v1, whole genome shotgun sequence genomic window carries:
- the Hacd1 gene encoding very-long-chain (3R)-3-hydroxyacyl-CoA dehydratase hpo-8, producing MSDKTRPSDSSSPGNVYLVFYNVFLCLGWLIVLIQTMHHLVYEGSVTGLWESTSSVLKIFQTLAVLEIVHSAVGLVPSSVMMVLPQVFSRLTVLWPILCTFENTHTSIGLPMLLVAWSVTEVIRYSFYFLNILKQVPSILTYLRYTLFIVLYPLGVTGELLCVYAALPVVADTRVYSITFPNAINFAFDFYYALVIFVILYIPCFPMLYMHMLAQRRKVLGGPHKKTE from the exons ATGTCGGACAAGACCAGACCCAGCGACTCTAGCTCACCAGGGAATGTTTACCTCGTATTCTACAATGTTTTCCTCTGTCTCGG GTGGCTTATAGTATTGATACAGACCATGCATCATCTGGTGTATGAGGGAAGTGTGACAGGACTGTGGGAGAGCACTAGCTCTGTGCTGAAGATCTTCCAAACACTTGCTGTCCTGGAG ATTGTTCATTCTGCTGTGGGTCTCGTCCCATCAAGTGTCATGATGGTCCTGCCACAGGTGTTTTCTCGCCTCACAGTACTCTGGCCTATTCTGTGTACTTTTGAGAATACTCACACCAGCATag GTTTGCCTATGCTGTTGGTTGCCTGGAGTGTTACTGAAGTGATCAGATATTCCTTCTATTTCCTCAACATTCTCAAGCAAGTCCCCAGCATCCTTACTTATCTCAG GTACACGCTCTTTATTGTGTTGTATCCACTAGGTGTAACAGGAGAGCTGTTGTGTGTCTATGCTGCCTTGCCAGTTGTAGCTGATACTCGGGTATACTCCATCACCTTCCCAAATGCCATTAACTTTGCTTTTGATTTCTACTATGCACTGGTCATCTTTGTCATCTTATACATACCAT GCTTCCCTATGCTGTATATGCACATGCTTGCCCAGAGACGTAAGGTTCTAGGCGGCCCACATAAGAAGACTGAATAG